GAACCAAAGAATGAACGCTTATAGCTTTAGTCTCGTTTGCTTCAAAAGCAAACGAACATCTCTTGAGAGCCTTTAGCGCGACTCCGACATCGAGACCCGAAGATGCCAGGCAATCCAGGTTTTCAAGTTGAATGACGACCCGTCGATCAAGCTCAGTCGAGGCACACCACGAAAGAACCTCCAAAAGTACCTTGGCACTATCAGCAAGTGTCTCCCAGCTTGTGTCCCAAGCAGTTGCAAGAGTTCGATGCCAGTCGTCACGAATGCCATGCATGCCCCAACCTCGAACCGACTGGTTGCGCTCACGGTAGAATCGCAGGCACTCGTCCAGAGGCTTGGCCTGACCGTCGATCCAATTTGCGACGATTTTCAGTGCCAGCGGCAAGCCACCGAGGAGCCGACTGAATTCTGCCGCAGAGGCATCATCATCTTGCAACGACTTCGTTCGGCGCGGGGTGGCATCAAGTATAAATTGTGCTGTCTCCGACTCGCTCAAACCTCGCAATGCAATTGGCGTGGTAGGTGTGCTCCAGAAAGACTGGTCAAGACGAGAGGTAATCAGGAAACGCCTATTTTCCCCGAATTTCCGAACGAACACACACACGGCGTCGCGAGATTGGATTGTGTCTGCACCGTCGATCACAAGCAACCAATTCGAGTTGTTTCGCAGCCATCTCTCTACAACTTCCTTCCTTCGCAATTCCGACGCCGAGGGATCGCAATCACATTCGCTAGAACTGATTTCGTTGCCGACAAAGGCCGCCAATCCGGCTTGAATTGAGCTGTCAAGTGACACATTGACGTACAGAAGTTTGTCATAATCACACTTGTTGTCGCAACCAAATCGTCGAGCTACCGTGGATTTGCCGACACCTCCGATCCCGGTTAATACAACTGCCGCCGATTTCACAAAGTGATTGCTAATCTGCTCAAACACTTCTTTTTGAAGGACGAAGTGCTCCTCGCGAACCGTATCTAAAAACCAATCGCTCATCACAGTCGAGTCTTCCGACCTCAGAGCAACTGGTTCATAACCCAACTCCTCCAGGCGAAGCAAAATGCTCTTGAACGACACTGCCTTAAGTTGCAGCCTCTCGTCATATCGTGCTCGATGAAGGCCACACAGCGAATAATTCTTGCCTTCCTTGAGAAAAACTCCACCGCCACTCATACCCGCTCTTGAACCAGTACCATCGAACGTCACTAGGCCGTTGGCGGTCTTCTCGACCTTCTGAAGGTTGTAACCTGGCTTCGGGCGGACGTTATTGTCATTTCCATTGACATAGCCACTGAAGCCTTTGTGGCCTTCTGGATACCCAGAGATCACGCATTCGTTGCCTGCGGCCAATTCCTGATTAATCCAGTTTCCGGCGATCAACTTCTTATCTTGGCAGTTGCGCCACGCCCTATCGTCGAAACTCAAGAGTGCCCAGTCCGCATTTTCAACATCGGCGATCGGCTGATCGTAAAAGTGTGAACCGGCATAGGTGGTCAGCGGTTTCACCGCCGTTTCCAACTTGACTGGAATTCCCTTGATTGGGTCGTAACCATACCCGGCTGGCGCAACCCAAATATTTTCGTGTTGGGGGCCAAGCTGCTGGGGGGTACTCCCCAAACGCCGAATTACATGGGCACATGTAAGAATGAATGTCTCTTCAGTGCCGGGCTGTCCCTTCTTTCTTAATCGGATACCAACCCCGGAACCTTGTCCAATCTCGCCTTTCGATGATGCTTGGATGTACCACACAGTACTGCTCGGGTAAGGAATCATCTCGCTCATCCCAGTCCCTTTTCAAAATCAAGATGCTGGGCCCAATCTGGATGATCAACTAGCGGATTCCTATTTCCTTGCGCGGCAAAGATCGCTTGATTGCGGTGGCGTTCGTATTCACTGACTGGATGGTCCTGGTGCCATTGAAGGAGCGTCTCAAGTCGATCTGGAGTGTACTCAGAAGTCGACGAATTGATTTCACCGGGGTAGCGGAGGAGAAAGTAGAGCGTTGCTCGGGCAACCGTTCCTTTTCCAGCGTTCGGTTCGAACTTGTTGGTCTCGCTCTTGCCGCAGTCAGAGCGGATGGCCTCGCCAAAGTTGGTGAAGTCGAAATAGGGGGTGTTGCTACGAAAACTGTTGCACTTGGATTCGCAAGCAAACAAATGATGCAAGTCTCCTCGCATCGGTTGTCGCTTGTTGAACCATGACTGCGGCACCACGTGTTCACAGTTGTAAGGAAGATCGGCTTCCAACGATTCCAAGAATGCTGCTTCCAAAACTGGGTTTGCGGCTGCTTCCGATCTTCGGAAGCGATTCATACGCTCACGACGGAGTCGAGCAACTTCGAGGTCACGAGCAATGAACTCAGTCGGCTCAAACATCTGGGTCGAGTAGATGCTGCGAATTTTATGATTCGGCTGCAGGTCCACCCACGGGTACAGATGAATCGCTGGTTTGTATCCCAGTACCTTTATGTGCGTGTTACGCACGAGTTTGCTCAATGCATCAAATAGCTGCGAAGGGTTGAGAGTTGAAGAGATGCCGGAATAGTACGCTTTTCGTTCAGCGGCATCGGTGTTTTCGTCGTAATAGGGGCGACTGCGGGACTCTTCGAAGATCTTCCTCGCTGCTTCGAAGTCCGCATCTTCCGGTTCCTCGGATGAGCGACTGGCTGCAAGAGACGGCGTAGCTGGAGGAGGGCTGGATGTGACAACTGGCGTTGCGACGCTCGGCGCTCCCCCAGTAGGAGTTCCCAATGTGACTGACACGGTTAGCGGGATCGTCCAGGTAGCCGTTGATCCGGCGGCGGCGACCGGCGAAGTTGCAGGAACTACCGTGCTAGGAACACTGACCTGAACCGGGCGCTGTCCAGGGACGGGCTCCGACTCTGGGTGAATCGGCTGTGGGTTCAACGCCACGTCTCGCAATGTCCCTTGCGTGGACGTCAGGCCTCCCAGTCCTGAAAGGTGCTCCCGGATTGCCACAACGCGAATCCCTTCGTTGGCGATCCAGTGAATTCGCTCGTCCCCCATCTCTTCTCGCCAAAGCAGGCCGTCAGTCGTCAGGAGGCGTCCAAGGTTGTCCCTCTCAGGAAAACCCGAGTGATGTAGAGCCACCACCTCCCATTGATCGTTGAAGACTGGAGCACCGGATGAGCCCGGAGTTGTGTCGGTCTCGTAGTACAAAAACCTGTCTTCGGTGTTGGGGAATCGCAATACGCGATTTTCTCGCAACGCAATCTGCTTCAGGTCTCCGCCTGGGTGTTGAATCACCGTGACGCTTTCACCAGCCAGGATTTCCCCTTCGCTAGCGGAAAGTGGATTGAACCCAAAAGTCGACAATTGAGTACTTGAGTCCCCTTCGGCGGCTTCAGACACCGTGACAACCGTCAGGTCGAGTTCTTCTTCTGGACTCGTCGTAAAGAAAAGGTCGGGACGCAAACGAAATCGCGCGACGGGCAGTTCGCGGCCATCTAGCCCAAGTTGAAAATTGAACTCCACGACCGCGTTTCCGGCCCGGGCAGCGGAATCCAAGACATGACTGTTCGTCATGAAGAGGGACGGAGAGATCATCGAGCCTGTCCCGTAGCCCAACACGGATCCCGAGCTCGACCGAATGACCACTCGGGCTACAGCACGACCGGCCATTCTGCCCGCGTCGAGATACCGAACCGACAGTAGTTCGTTTCTGCCGATGATGCGTTCAAGGCCAATTCGACGCGAGTCGAATTTCCCCTCCAGTGCTGGACCCGAGCCCGTCGCACTGCGGATGATGTCGGTAGAAAATCCCAGCCTTCGAAGTCGCCGTTCTATAGCGTCTGACGGATTACCTCTCAAAAGCTCGAACTGAGTTCGCGACTCAAGTCGTGCTCGGAACGATTCATGGCGAATAGCAGGAGCGGCCTCTAGTGGCACCGTCGACTCTGTCCGAGTTGCCGACTCACCAAAAACTCGGCGAAAACGGTCAGCCGTGGCCTTAAGCAATTTCGAATGAGCGACAATAGACGTCTGGTCCATAAATATCTCGCTTTGACCCCAAATGAAACACGCTTGACGGGTGTATTCGCAGACGCACCGCCGCGGCACTATATGGGTTCCGCATTTACTTTGGAAGCAAGTACATTCAGACTTTTTCCAAATAAATGCTATTCTCTCGATTGATTTAACAGGCCCTTAATAAGGACAGAAGCCCCCCCTTGCAATTAAAACCAAGTGTTGATCGCCTCAAAGCCCTACCTGCTCAGGAGTTAGGCGTCGGACGCATATGGCCCGAGTGCCGACGATGAGGAGCAAGCATTCGTACTGAATCATGCAATTCCCCGAGAGCCAACGACAGCTTGTGGTTCGTGTTGCGACCAGACCTTGATCAAGCTCACCGATATGGATTCGAACTGAAATCGTGACTTCTTATTCCCAAGTACGCATCTGCAGCCTAGATCGACATAGCGGATCGCTTCATCATGTGTATGTAGATAGGGCTTAGAGCGATAGATTCCCATTCGTAAGAAGGTCAATTTGAGACCAACGGTAGCGAATAAGACGGCAAAATTGGCTAGCGCCCACGCAGGAAAGCCGAACGAGGCTGGCGAACAATCAGTACAAAACCGCATGGTCGATCACGATAGCGAGACGATTGAGGTGCGATGCCCCTTAGCGCCACAAAATCGACGGAGAGTCCTGCGACGAGCGTAGAAATCCGACGGGAAGTCGTGGGATTCCGAGGATTTCATTGGCGAGATCAAACCGCTTCCAGACTTCGGCGTCGTCCGGTGGGTCAATGATTACCAGGTTCGTTTCTACGCTCTCGAAGTTCTTGGCAGGGAGCCACGACTTGCAAGTAGGTGGTAGTAGGCCAAGCTCAACGTACTGCTCAACAAGCGTCTTGATGCCTTGCGATAGGTACTCCTTCGCCATGGAGAACATGTCACGGTTGAACGCAGCCTCTTGGCAGCCCCAGTACAGACTTGGAAGATTCGACCCCAGCATGAGTTCGAAGCAGACGAGTTGTTGCTCCGGCCCAATTGCCAAAATATCAACCGCTCGATTGAGAAACCCGTTTTCGCCCCAGTTAGCTCTATCTTGCTGCTGCAATTTTGCTCGTTTGGCAAGCTGCTCCTGATGGAGCGGGCGATAAAACGCATCCTCTTCCGCGTCGGTTTCAAACCGGATCGACGACCAGCGATCAAACATTAACCAGGGTGAATCGGATTGCCAGCAAACTCCATAGGATTTCAGAAGCTGGTTGGTCCAGTAACCTTCCTTGCGATCGCGGAAGAAACGTTCATCAGCCAGCAGACTGGCTGCTCGAAGGTATTGATCGATACCGGTAGCAAGTTGATCGGAGTCAAGCGTGAGCCCCATCACGTAGAGAGCTTCGTGTTCGGGTAGCTGGCGATAGCGGCGTGGGGCATTTAGCTCGATCCTCTCGTCACCTGTCGACTGCACAGTGAGCAGGCGTTCGAGCCCATGGTAAATCTCTAGCGAATCGCCTCCTCGTATTCGGAGGTCGAATCGACACTCTTCTGTCGGATCAGAATTCCCAGTGAGCGCGATCAGCTTCCGCAAACTCGACTGCTGAAACTCACGCAAGAAACGATGACTCCAGGTATTAGGAAACTGCATGGCTACTCCTCAGCCCAATGACAACGTAAAGCCTAAGCGGGTGAGTTGCAATTCTTAGCCCGCGTCATCGGCAGCAGTGGGTCAGCCTCGGTCGTTTCTGATGGCAAGGGGTTCTTTATGCCCCATCAAGCCGTCTGCCGAAATTCGTGCAACCGCCACGTCACTACTGCCCCACTGCGGTCATTGAGTCTGGCGAGAATCTCCATCGCCATGAATCAGCCGCAAGGGCTAGCCTCGCGGGGTAATACGCTCAACTTCGACTCAGCGCAAGGAACTAGCACATGTTTGATGACGATCCAGTGGACCCGATCAAAGAGGCCATGCGGCAGCACTACCGCAACAACCCCGGAAAAGCTTTTGCCGAGCATGGGCAAGCCGTCATCATCTTTGTTGTCATTCTGATTGTCGGTGCGATCGTAGGATCGATTGCCAATTTATTCCGCTAAGTCGTGGTCGCCTGATCCCAGCTGGCGACTCGTCAGTGATTCGAATTCACAATGGACGTTAGTTCTGCCGAGGAAAGATTGGCTGGATGAGAATTACGATTCATCGAGGAACAAAAGAAATTGGTGGCTCCTGTGTCGAGATTGCAACGACATCGACCCGAATTGTGCTCGACCTGGGACTGCCGATTGTGGATGCCAATCGAGAACCATTCGACTCGCGACTGGCACTCACCAAATCCAACGAAGAGCTTCGGGATGAAAAAGTTATTCCCGCTATTGCGGGACTCTTCGACGAATCTCACGCACCTCCCGATGCCATTCTGTTGAGTCATGCGCATCTCGACCACGCAGGGTTGCTGCACAGGTCTCGCACCGAAGTGCCCATCTACACCACAGCTGGCACGAGCAAGATGATGCTTGCTGCTGGAGTATTTGCTGGTCAAAAATCACTTGATCGAAACCGGTTTCGTCCGGTGACCAGCCAACAAACCTATCGCATTGGCGATTTCAGCATCACTCCGCTTTCCGTCGATCACTCGATCTTTGGAAGCGTTGCCTACCTCATCGAAGGTGATGGCAAGGCCATTCTTTACACGGGAGATTTTCGAAATCATGGCCGCAAACCAGGCATGATGCGCGACCTACTTGCCTTCGTTCGAGGCAAATCGATCGATGTGCTGATTGTCGAAGGAACACATTTTGGTGGCGAGCGAGAGCAAGGACGATCGGAGTTTGAGCTAGAAGTCGAGATCAGGAGTCTGATCGAATCAGCACCGGCTCTCGTGCTGGCCTGTTTTTCTGCACTCGACATTGATCGGCTGGTAACGATCTATAAGGCGAGTCAAGCCGCAGGACGAACCTTAGTGATCGACGCCTATGCCGCATTTGTGCTTCATTTGCTTGGCAGTTCCGTCAGTACGCCCAAGCCGACGAAGGAATATGGAATTCGAGTGTTTTTCAACGCGCATTTCGAGAAGAGAAATCTCGTTGAAATTCGCAAGAGGTTTGAAGAAGTTCAGATTGAACTTTCCGAAGTGCTTCGAGATGAGAATCGCTATGTAATGATGTTTCGTCCATCGATGCTCGCGTCTGACTTTGGTGGATCACTGCCTAAGCCTTGCCGATGCCTCTACGGATACTGGAAGGGTTACCTCGCAAAACCCGACTGGCAGGAACTTCAAAACGTGATTGAAGGTGCCCACGGCGACTTCATTCCCGCACACGTCAGCGGTCATGCTTACATTCGCGACATCATTGCACTTGTCGCTGCCATCCAGCCGCGCCACATCCTGCCGATTCACACCTTCTCGCCCGAGAGCTTTAACGAGCACTTTGCGAATGTAGTAGCTATCGAGGATGGTTTGCCGTATCAAGTGAACTGACATGCGGTTCTTCTCCCCACAAAAAACGCCTATCGTTGATAAAGGTAACTTCCTTTATCGAATGCAACATCCACTTATTCTTTCGCCTAAAAAATACACTGCAGAGTGTAGTTGACGCATGCAAGTTGAAGAAGGGCGAAGTGATTGTCAACTTACTTCTCCCATCGCAGCAGCACTCCGCTAAAGCGGTTAAGCCAGCTGTGAGTACCCTTGACGACCCAACGCCTAGGGCGAACCCGCCTCTTTCTCACAACTCTTGATAGCGTGCGTGGATGTGAGCATGAAACAATAACTGACCTTGCACACACATGCGACCCCCTTTTGAGTCATAAGATTTATCGAGCAGCAGGCGTTCATAAGGAGAGTAAGTATCTCGCGGTAATATTAAAAGGCAGTTCTCGAGTGTTGCTTAAAGAAGACGTGACTTGTTGGTATAGGTTCCGGAGATGGCGAATCCAACGGGGATGCCACGAGCATCGGCCATGTGAGCACTTGGTTCCCGGCTTGGTCAGATCCGCAAGGTTTTTGCCGGTTGTTTCGCAACCGAGGGGAGATTTGGTCACCGCACCATCGATACCTTGCCAGCGCCAGTCGAGTCCCACGAGGTCGTCAAGAGGCTCAATCGCTATTTACCATAAACCGTTGAATATGCCTTACTTTACACATTGCTGACAGTAGCTGTGGGCAGTGCTGTCAGCGGCAAGGCACCATAGTACGTTTTCAATTGACAGCCTGCGCACTTTCGGTAGAAGATGCCTTCCACTCTGTCGCTTAGCACGGTTCTTGGCCGTCCGCCCAACGGCGAAGGAACGTATAGCGACAACAGGAGCTGAATCTGCTCCCGTGATTTGTAGAGCATTCGTTAGGCATCAAAAAGCTAAAGCACAATCCAAGGCGGGTCTTCTTGTAAGGGTGCGAGTACGATAACTCTCCTTTACCAAAAGGACTCACCTCTTTTCAAATACCAGTTTCGGGTTGCCGGATAGGCTCTACCTCAAATCACACCTTTTTGTGATATGCATCGCCTCACCCCATGACAGCAACGACTCCTCTTATATATATACTCCAGAGAAATCCGTTTATGCCACAAACACAAAACGCTCACGCATCAATCCGAACCGTAGAACGCTCTTCAGCTTCGTAGCACATCAAAGTCGCAATAACATCTGACACAAAATCGAGGCAAAACCTCTGAAACGTGAACTCCTCTACACTAACCTGATCCGACCACGTTTCACCACCAAAGTCAACCATTTCCCCTTTTTGTTTGTCCCATTTAAAATTATCGCCCGCCAAGTATCCAACGGTATGCATACCGAGACGGGTACCCCTGTCGGGATGATACTTCTGTGGCCCAACAGGCGCGACGATCCACGGACTACCTGGAACCTTATGGAAGGCTGCGACACTTGGATCAGGTGCACCACCAAGAGTAACATGATCTTGAATACGAGCATATGGATCATACTTTGATCGACTCACTGTATATTCCACATATGCATCGGAATCACAAATAACACTTCCACAGTAGCCATTATCACTGACATGGCCTGGCGGGGACGCATCCTGCCTATCTTGAGAGCCAACGCAGATCGCACCTTGACGACGCCCACCTCCACACCTATTCAAAACAAATAATCGAGCCCTTTGCAACCCACACTCTGGCGACACAAGCGCCGACAGCAAGCCATCAATAACGCTACGACGAAAAGTCGCCACCTTAACCCTTTCGCCCCAAGACTTCCCTTCATCAACTGGACTAAGCTTGTCAGCAACTCTTTGTAAAAACTGAAGCGAACGTCCGTTTGTAGTCGCAGCGTAATTCGAGGATTCAGGCTCATTTGCGAGAAGGTGAAGTATACGCCTTGCCCGCTCGAGACCACGCCAAAACCTTTTTCTCCAGACTGGCTCGGACTTATTAGGCAAAGTGGTCCGTTCATAAGATACCTGACCAGCAAGCCCCGACCACCCAACAAATACCCCCGCCGTATATCCTCGCACATGAACAGGGAAGGCATAAATCGGACCTTCAATTTGAAAGAATTCTTTTCCCCTCTTGGCCATAACTGCTGGGCAAGAATTCAAGCACATCTCAGCATCAGCCAGCTTAATAGTTCTCCGCTCTCTAAATGCTTCACACGCAAGAGACTGCTCTTCAAAACTGTAATCCCAGAGATCTCGCCCCGCCCTCTCCTTCTCTGAGTCAGTCCTTAGTGGAGCTTCAAGCTTTCCGCGAAATGGATCGATCTGATACAACAGGCATTGCAAATCAAGATCATCTAGATCACGACTACGCCGCAGAATCTCCTGCAATTTTATCGGACTATCGCTGTATTTCTTAAGGCACTTGGCAGAGTCGGAAAGTCGATTTGCTTCATATCTCGCCGCACCAATCCTTCCAGCAAAGTCTCTAGCTACTTCAAAATGATACTTGGAGAACATATATCCAGCGCCAGCCTCTAATGTGAGAACTCCCGATCGTCGTCCATCGACATATATTGGCACCAAAAGCGCGGTTTTCGTACTAGGGTTCTGTGGTTTGAAATGAATATCGACAAACCCCTGGCGATCCAACTCAATAGCACTATGATCGACACTCTCAATTAAGGCGAAGTCGTCATCTATTTTGCGCTGCAAGAAGAGTCGGCTTTGGATCACATTATTTGGAACCTGAACTGCGGAATATGATTCCTGACGCAATCCAGTTGGCTGTTTCAAATCGACTAAGTACGTTACAGTCTGATCAGTTTCTCGATGCGAGAACATCCGATAAATTACACGATGCTCCGCTAAATTCGGCATAGTCATGCAAACATCTCCGTAGGGAACACCTAGACGAAGCATTAGGGTTTGCAAGAGCCAAGAGGTCTGTAGTCGTTCGCTCGGAGCCTTAAGGTGGGTCGAAGGATCTGGTAAATACTGCGCCCGGCCGAAACGAAACGGTTGTGAACGTCCGGAAAACGCAGCCAATCCCCCTAAATGCGCAATGGTCGCGGCGACTCCACCGGTAATTGGATCGTTGGGTAATGAAGGTGCATTTATCTCATTAGCAACTATTGTCCGAATATTGTATGATCGCTCCAGAACTTCAGAATAACCTGGGTCATAAAACCTTCGAGGAAATATTGCGTAATGCGGTCCGAACACATCTCCGTATAGCGACTTAGCTTCATCCATCAGGGACAGAAGATCGGGATCGGAAAAGCTTACCCCTGTGAACAGGAAGGTTCGGGTAGCCAAGAGCATTCGAAGACAATGTAGTAACGATTCGTTTACCTGCATCAAATCACGGTAGTGTGAGCGAGCAAGAACAACGGATTGTCGTATTGCATAGTCTCCATGCAACTTTAGAACGCAGAAGATTCCAGACCTCAAGTTCTGGAGTACATCATGTGGATTTTGCCAAGTAAGGCGAGGAACCGATGAGTGATAGGCAGACTCTAGGAGGCAGTCATAGTTCGTAGTGATAGCCAAAGAAAATGGAATGGCCGCAATTGTTCGATGAATAGCGGTTGGAACTGATGCGTTCCCAAATACTCTGTGAGTTAAGTTTTGCAGACGATTGCCTAGTACGTTTTGCAACATCTCTGCGGCAACTAAAAAATCTCCCGATGCAATTCGCCTAGATATGCTTGCTGCAGTCGCCCTCGAGTAGAGCCTCGCCTCTTGCTCTAGTGTTTCGAGAAATCCTACCCAACCAGGTAAACCTGCCGCCAAAGAGGCGCCAGCACCTAAGTAGACGACGCTATTCCCACGAGCAATCGCCTCAATTAACTCTGTTGAACGGGCAGTCAATTGTCCAGACGCCTCAACGGTTTCCGGATTCTCCATCCGATCCAATATACTATGACTGCGGCGTTCTTCTAAAGGTGTATTCCAATCTCTATCGAAGAACATGGTAGTTGAAGTCATTTTGAGCACCTCGTCGAACTGATTCTGCAGAATAGCCTTTCTAAGTTTCGCTCATTCCGACGAGGTTCTACCGCAAAAAGGCAGCTGTTGCAAATAGAAAACAGCTACATTTCGAACGGCTAAATAATTGTGGGAAAGACTGTTCGATATTCCAGATCGCGGTAGGTATTAATCCTCGAATCTCTGCCCTTGACGGATGCGTTCCCTTGCCTCCCCATGCCGCTCATCTGAAATTTTGCCTATGAGCTTCTGGTACCGATTTTTAGCCCAATCCGCTACTTCGCTTCTTTCATCACTCTGCAGCGGAATCATCAAAGCAGACCTAGCCTCAAGTATCGAAGCCCTTGAACCGCTCCATGCTAAAAAGTCAAACAATGACTGCGAAATGCTTTCCAGAGTCAAAACCGGGTTCGGACTCTGATTGACGATCACCATCGCTATGGGCCTCCAGCACATCGGTTGCCCTGCCTCTCCTTTCACGAATGACGTGATGCATGCAGCGATCTTCGCGTAGCGTACGTGTGGCTCACGACGGCACCAATTCAGCAACTGTTCATCTGGTATTTGGTCGAAGGGATTCCCGTAGGGCCCCCACAGCATTTTGTACATGCTCCAATCTCGTCGCCTCTCTGCGTCGCCATCGATGAAGCTGTCCAAGAATAATGCCGGTCGAGCATTCGCGAGTTTGTTCATTGTTCTCGGATAGTCATATCGTGAAATGCTGTGACGAGTAATCCCGGCTGACAAGCCTTCGCACAGATTTCGAGCGGCAACGCCCCCGGCTTTGGATGTGATACAATTCTTTATAAGCCCCCCAAGGTGATAGTCCCGATCTTGACTCCGTGAGGTCTTTTCTGGGAATTTAAATTGCGAGAGAAAATGCCTTGCGAACCGTAGAATCTGATTTCTCGTCCGTGGACTGTGATCATTGCTCAGTCGCGAATCCAGAGCTTCGATCACAAAGTCGGCTCCACCTTCCAGTTCCATCACTACTCGCAGGAACTTGACTAGCTCCTTGTCTCCAAGACTCACCTGAACCCCAGCGTAGCAGAGCCTTCGCAAAGAATTGACATCCTGAAGTCTGCCTTGCAAAGCCTTTCTCAGCCGACTGAGCGATTCCGCATTCAACGGGAAGGCCAGTTGCAAATCTGGAAAAACCTGTGAAAACGTGTTGTCGGTAACCAAGATGTCCATTGCAGTACCAAACAGACTGCGATCTGAATCATGAATGCCTGCCAAGTAGCCGTATATGACTCCAAACCGGCGCTCTTTCGGACTCGCGCTAACATACTCATACCTCAATTGTGTTAGCAGTTTGAGATAATCCGAAGCTCCCTTCGCCAATCCTCTTCCGAATGCAAACACTCGCTGGCTATCGCAACGGACAACCTCCGGCAGTAGCGACTCTAAATCATCGGCAAAACCGGAGGCCAATTGACGACCGCAGTCCTCTGCAATCTCTGCCGCCCTCAGATACGCCCCTTCAAAATCCATACCGTCGCTATCCTCAAGAACAAGCTCAGTAGAATGTCGACTGCTGGACAGGGCGAAAGCCCGAGTCCTAGCAACAAGATCCTGCGGTTTCAAGATTTGCTCAAGCTCCTTAGCAGCATCTACACTCTCGGTCGGCAAATGCTTGCGACGACTCAGTATTTCCCGCACAGTGACCCAGCCTTCGTACCACCCTCGATACTCATGTAATTGTCGCGCTACCGCGATGATCTGATCAAACTGCCGCGTGTGAATCCAAAGTCCAAATAGGACTTTTGCGAAACACTCACGTACCGCATTCGAATCGCCATCCTCCCTGTTAGAAAACTTCTCCACAACGAGCAAGAAGGCACGCAGCCACTCTCTTAGATCAGCAGTTGACGTAGGTGAGTACCCAGAGTCTCGAATGCGGGCACCGAAATCGTACTCGTAAGACGAATCATCCCTTTCTGTCTTCAGCGCCGACTCAAGCATTAACACTCCTAACCGTCGTTCCTTAGCTTCTGTAGATTCAAGTAGCTGCGCTACGAAAGTCGCTCTCGCATTGGGTGACGCATGAGTGCCAGAATGCCGAATTTGCAACAAAACTGAGAGGAAGTGTCGCGATGTTGAACCACTCTGCTCGTCTTCATGCATTGCGAAAGCTACGAGAATGGTTGCAGCTCGATGAAAGAGTGAGGCGTCAAACGCCAAGTGCCAAATCAACTTCGTTAACTTCGGTCTGTGCGAACTGAGCGTAGTCCTAGCCAGGGTATCGTCCTTCGCGATCCCAACCTCAATAGCGGAGAGCGTAGCGCTTGGAGCAATGGGTGCTATGTTCTCGAAAACCGCGAAGCCGAGATCGTTCAATTTATCAACAGCACTCCCGATCAACCCTCCAGGCTGCAACCAGTCAGTTGCAATACGTGTCGCAACCGAAGAATGGTGAAGAAACCCTAGTCTTCGGGCAAACGATTTTAGCAGCCTCTCGTCTGACGTTTGAAAGTGCCTTACCAGGGTCTCGGTCGGAATCGAAGCCAACGCCCTGTTGGCCAGATAATTCGCGATAGCGTGAGGGAGAATCGCGCGCCATGGACCTCGAATCTG
This window of the Pirellula staleyi DSM 6068 genome carries:
- a CDS encoding endonuclease gives rise to the protein MISPSLFMTNSHVLDSAARAGNAVVEFNFQLGLDGRELPVARFRLRPDLFFTTSPEEELDLTVVTVSEAAEGDSSTQLSTFGFNPLSASEGEILAGESVTVIQHPGGDLKQIALRENRVLRFPNTEDRFLYYETDTTPGSSGAPVFNDQWEVVALHHSGFPERDNLGRLLTTDGLLWREEMGDERIHWIANEGIRVVAIREHLSGLGGLTSTQGTLRDVALNPQPIHPESEPVPGQRPVQVSVPSTVVPATSPVAAAGSTATWTIPLTVSVTLGTPTGGAPSVATPVVTSSPPPATPSLAASRSSEEPEDADFEAARKIFEESRSRPYYDENTDAAERKAYYSGISSTLNPSQLFDALSKLVRNTHIKVLGYKPAIHLYPWVDLQPNHKIRSIYSTQMFEPTEFIARDLEVARLRRERMNRFRRSEAAANPVLEAAFLESLEADLPYNCEHVVPQSWFNKRQPMRGDLHHLFACESKCNSFRSNTPYFDFTNFGEAIRSDCGKSETNKFEPNAGKGTVARATLYFLLRYPGEINSSTSEYTPDRLETLLQWHQDHPVSEYERHRNQAIFAAQGNRNPLVDHPDWAQHLDFEKGLG
- a CDS encoding MBL fold metallo-hydrolase; its protein translation is MRITIHRGTKEIGGSCVEIATTSTRIVLDLGLPIVDANREPFDSRLALTKSNEELRDEKVIPAIAGLFDESHAPPDAILLSHAHLDHAGLLHRSRTEVPIYTTAGTSKMMLAAGVFAGQKSLDRNRFRPVTSQQTYRIGDFSITPLSVDHSIFGSVAYLIEGDGKAILYTGDFRNHGRKPGMMRDLLAFVRGKSIDVLIVEGTHFGGEREQGRSEFELEVEIRSLIESAPALVLACFSALDIDRLVTIYKASQAAGRTLVIDAYAAFVLHLLGSSVSTPKPTKEYGIRVFFNAHFEKRNLVEIRKRFEEVQIELSEVLRDENRYVMMFRPSMLASDFGGSLPKPCRCLYGYWKGYLAKPDWQELQNVIEGAHGDFIPAHVSGHAYIRDIIALVAAIQPRHILPIHTFSPESFNEHFANVVAIEDGLPYQVN
- a CDS encoding SIR2 family protein; the protein is MTSTTMFFDRDWNTPLEERRSHSILDRMENPETVEASGQLTARSTELIEAIARGNSVVYLGAGASLAAGLPGWVGFLETLEQEARLYSRATAASISRRIASGDFLVAAEMLQNVLGNRLQNLTHRVFGNASVPTAIHRTIAAIPFSLAITTNYDCLLESAYHSSVPRLTWQNPHDVLQNLRSGIFCVLKLHGDYAIRQSVVLARSHYRDLMQVNESLLHCLRMLLATRTFLFTGVSFSDPDLLSLMDEAKSLYGDVFGPHYAIFPRRFYDPGYSEVLERSYNIRTIVANEINAPSLPNDPITGGVAATIAHLGGLAAFSGRSQPFRFGRAQYLPDPSTHLKAPSERLQTSWLLQTLMLRLGVPYGDVCMTMPNLAEHRVIYRMFSHRETDQTVTYLVDLKQPTGLRQESYSAVQVPNNVIQSRLFLQRKIDDDFALIESVDHSAIELDRQGFVDIHFKPQNPSTKTALLVPIYVDGRRSGVLTLEAGAGYMFSKYHFEVARDFAGRIGAARYEANRLSDSAKCLKKYSDSPIKLQEILRRSRDLDDLDLQCLLYQIDPFRGKLEAPLRTDSEKERAGRDLWDYSFEEQSLACEAFRERRTIKLADAEMCLNSCPAVMAKRGKEFFQIEGPIYAFPVHVRGYTAGVFVGWSGLAGQVSYERTTLPNKSEPVWRKRFWRGLERARRILHLLANEPESSNYAATTNGRSLQFLQRVADKLSPVDEGKSWGERVKVATFRRSVIDGLLSALVSPECGLQRARLFVLNRCGGGRRQGAICVGSQDRQDASPPGHVSDNGYCGSVICDSDAYVEYTVSRSKYDPYARIQDHVTLGGAPDPSVAAFHKVPGSPWIVAPVGPQKYHPDRGTRLGMHTVGYLAGDNFKWDKQKGEMVDFGGETWSDQVSVEEFTFQRFCLDFVSDVIATLMCYEAEERSTVRIDA